In one Lolium rigidum isolate FL_2022 chromosome 3, APGP_CSIRO_Lrig_0.1, whole genome shotgun sequence genomic region, the following are encoded:
- the LOC124702878 gene encoding uncharacterized ATP-dependent helicase YprA-like: protein MAQEERELQVRALDGRSTVVTLAAAASVRDLKAALRSSFPPAQISNNFHLFLKGAKLRLDAEIDSLVVRHGEFIVLVPFTRKSAQSSPAATPGEEQSANPPISPEVAAEANSAWQDIMDDLSSIPSSPHAADAASKDLCSGSYAEDVSTGKSPSTGRSVKKRKIFTENGSSSRDTSGVDSASEQPSMNKKNGFVKSAASSCHDKHPLGPAEMVEHLKKGLGREGQLVHIEEIPCRGASYAELPCHLSEAMKEALKSIGISRLYSHQSEAIQSSISGKHVAVATSTSSGKSLCYNIPVLESLSQDSTACALYIFPTKALAQDQLRTLLEMKKAFHADINVNIYDGDTPREDRLWIRDNARLLITNPDMLHVSVLPCHGQFQRILSNLRYIVIDEAHSYQGAFGCHTALILRRLRRICSNIYGSHPTFMFCTATSANPREHVMELAKLDNVELIQKDGSPCGSKYFLLWNPPLHRTKEGGSKGSSVTRRSSPIVEVSYLFSEMVQHGLRCIAFCKTRKLCELVLSYTHEILEVTAKELVDSICVYRAGYIAEDRRKIEADLFEGKLRGVAATNALELGIDVGHIDVTLHLGFPGSVASLWQQAGRSGRRAKQSLAIYVAFEGPLDQYFMKSPHKLFGRPIEHCQVDSHNPKVLEQHLACAAYEHPLCLQYDENHFGSSLDSIMTTLKEKGYLINNPPGPFSSTMWNYIGLEKRPSQTVSIRAIEHDKYSVIDKLNNRLLEEIEESKAFFQVYEGAIYMHQGVNYLVEKLDLSSRTAFCRKADVKYYTKTRDYTDINVIGGDFAYLPTVTCKTNCLKTTAQANDCQVTTKWFGFHRISKSGNKILDSVELSLPPYSYNSEAVWIRIPQSAKIAVEERKLEFRGGSHAASHAMLNILPLHMMCTSSDLGTECVNPHETRGMPERILLYDKHPGGIGIASKVKIIFGELLLAALELVSTCSCISDAGCPNCIQSLTCSEYNGVLDKEAAILILKGVIEHERSDLEVEESADHS, encoded by the exons ATGGCTCAGGAGGAGAGGGAGCTCCAGGTCAGAGCCCTCGACGGGCGGTCCACCGTCGttacgctcgccgccgccgcgtccgtcCGGGACCTCAAGGCCGCGCTCCGGagctccttccctcccgcgcaGATCTCCAACAACTTCCATCTCTTCCTCAAG GGTGCTAAGCTGCGGTTAGACGCCGAGATTGACAGCCTTGTTGTCAGGCATGGTGAATTCATTGTCCTCGTCCCCTTTACACGGAAGTCAGCGCAGTCTTCTCCAGCAGCCACGCCAGGCGAAGAGCAGAGTGCAAATCCACCAATTTCACCGGAAGTTGCGGCTGAGGCTAATTCGGCCTGGCAAGACATTATGGATGACCTCTCATCAATACCGAGTAGCCCACATGCTGCTGATGCTGCATCGAAAGATTTGTGTTCTGGGAGCTATGCGGAGGATGTGTCAACTGGTAAAAGTCCGTCCACTGGACGTTCagtgaaaaagagaaaaatattTACGGAAAATGGAAGTAGTTCCAGGGATACATCTGGAGTGGACAGCGCGTCGGAACAGCCTAGCATGAATAAGAAGAATGGTTTTGTCAAATCTGCTGCATCATCATGCCAT GATAAACACCCGTTAGGACCTGCTGAAATGGTTGAACATCTGAAAAAAGGCCTTGGAAGGGAGGGACAG CTTGTACACATTGAGGAGATACCATGCAGAGGGGCATCATATGCAGAACTTCCTTGTCATCTGTCAGAAGCTATGAAGGAAGCATTAAAAAGTATTGGCATATCTAGATTGTACAGCCATCAG TCTGAAGCTATACAATCTTCCATTTCTGGGAAGCATGTTGCGGTTGCAACCTCAACATCGAGTGGCAAGTCTTTGTGTTACAATATTCCTGTCCTGGAATCTCTCTCTCAAGATTCGACGGCGTGTGCTCTTTATATATTTCCGACAAAG GCTTTAGCTCAAGATCAGTTGAGGACTTTACTGGAGATGAAAAAAGCATTTCACGCTGATATTAATGTTAACATCTATGATGGAGATACTCCTAGAGAAGATCGTCTGTGGATCAGGGATAATGCCCGGCTG TTAATTACCAACCCAGATATGCTGCATGTGTCAGTCTTGCCGTGTCATGGTCAATTTCAAAGGATTTTGTCAAATCTGAG GTATATTGTCATTGATGAAGCACATTCATATCAAGGAGCATTTGGCTGCCATACTGCACTTATACTTAGAAGATTGAGGCGCATTTGTTCAAATA TTTACGGCAGTCATCCTACATTCATGTTTTGTACAGCTACCTCAGCAAACCCACGTGAGCATGTTATG GAGCTGGCCAAATTGGATAATGTTGAGTTGATTCAGAAAGATGGAAGCCCGTGTGGTTCAAAATATTTTCTCTTGTGGAATCCCCCACTACATAGGACAAAAGAGGGAGGTTCAAAAGGTAGTTCAGTAACTAGGCGCTCAAG CCCAATAGTAGAGGTTTCGTATCTGTTCTCGGAGATGGTTCAGCATGGGCTCCGCTGCATTGCATTCTGTAAAACAAGGAAGCTCTGTGAGCTTGTTCTATCTTACAC GCACGAAATTCTCGAGGTGACTGCAAAAGAACTGGTAGATTCTATTTGTGTATATCGTGCTGGCTACATTGCAGAG GACAGAAGAAAAATTGAGGCTGATCTCTTTGAGGGAAAACTTCGTGGTGTTGCTGCCACGAATGCTCTTGAGCTGGGAATTGATGTTGGACATATCGATGTAACATTGCATCTTGGATTTCCTGGTAGTGTTGCCAG TTTATGGCAACAAGCCGGAAGATCTGGAAGGAGAGCAAAACAATCATTAGCCATTTATGTAGCATTTGAGGGTCCTTTAGATCAGTATTTCATGAAATCCCCACATAAACTATTTGGCAGACCAATTGAGCACTGCCAAGTTGATTCACATAACCCAAAG GTTTTGGAACAACACCTTGCATGTGCTGCTTATGAACATCCACTATGCTTGCAATATGATGAGAATCACTTTGGTTCTAGTCTGGATAGTATAATGACGACTCTAAAAGAGAAAGGTTATCTGATTAACAATCCGCCCGGACCTTTTTCTTCTACTATGTGGAATTATATTGGGCTGGAG AAAAGACCTTCACAGACAGTGAGCATACGAGCAATTGAGCATGACAAGTACAGTGTGATAGACAAGTTAAATAACAGATTACTTGAAGAAATTGAGGAAAGTAAGGCATTTTTCCAG GTTTATGAGGGTGCTATTTACATGCATCAGGGTGTTAATTACTTAGTTGAGAAGCTTGATTTGTCGTCAAGAACAGCTTTCTGCAGGAAAGCTGATGTGAAGTATTACACAAAAACACGAGACTACACTGATATCAATGTCATCGGAGGAGATTTC GCTTATCTTCCAACGGTTACATGCAAAACTAACTGTTTGAAGACAACTGCCCAAGCAAATGATTGCCAGGTGACAACCAAATGGTTTGGCTTTCATCGCATAAGTAAATCAGGCAATAAAATATTGGACAGCGTTGAACTTAGCCTACCTCCATATTCCTACAATTCTGAG GCTGTTTGGATACGGATTCCGCAGTCGGCGAAAATTGCTGTGGAGGAAAGGAAGCTAGAGTTTCGAGGTGGTTCACATGCTGCTTCACACGCTATGTTGAATATATTGCCTTT GCATATGATGTGTACTTCTTCTGACCTAGGAACAGAATGTGTAAATCCTCATGAAACCCGTGGTATGCCAGAAAGAATCCTTTTATACGATAAACATCCTGGTGGTATCGGCATAGCATCAAAG GTCAAAATAATTTTTGGGGAACTTCTACTTGCTGCTTTAGAGCTTGTTTCGACATGCAGTTGCATTAGTGATGCtggttgtccaaattgtatccaa TCGTTGACATGTAGCGAATATAATGGGGTTTTGGACAAGGAGGCGGCTATTTTGATCCTGAAG GGAGTAATTGAACACGAGAGGTCGGATCTCGAAGTGGAAGAATCTGCTGATCATAGCTGA
- the LOC124698558 gene encoding uncharacterized protein LOC124698558 yields the protein MVSSTACTLNICLSSYCHTLLLMRRLNHWATLLKQTMFLIIPIYPGDYVEQDKGKNMLVYKLFLIMEVDVISLDEAAKFLLGEGHEESNIRRDCIANMLSSLKLIEKVGCNKITYKPAALE from the exons ATGGTCTCGTCAACAGCATGTACTCTCAATATATGTCTAAGCAGCTATTGTCACACATTGCTTCTGATGCGACGCTTAAACCATTGGGCCACTTTGCTGAAGCAAACAATGTTCCTAATTATACCAATATATCCAGGGGATTATGTCGAGCAAG ATAAGGGAAAGAACATGCTCGTGTACAAGTTGTTCCTCATCATGGAG GTTGACGTGATCTCACTTGATGAAGCTGCAAAGTTCCTCCTTGGAGAAGGCCATGAGGAGTCCAATATAAgaa GAGATTGCATTGCCAATATGTTGTCTTCACTGAAGCTCATTGAGAAGGTAGGCTGTAATAAAATTACTTACAAGCCGGCTGCACTTGAATGA